A DNA window from Paenibacillus andongensis contains the following coding sequences:
- a CDS encoding LysR family transcriptional regulator, translating to MDIQLLKVFFTTAHEGSISKAAHKLNFAQSNVTHKIQQLETDLQTQLFYRHNRGITLTPSGQILVSYAEKILHVIQEARLAVGDSSVPAGPLHIGSLETTAAVRLPTLLTKYHTEYPAVDFSLITGTSEQHIHAVLHYELNGAFVAGPVEHPDLVQENVIDEELVLVTSVTHPPVNSIHDVQLSTLLVFHNGCSYRAKLNQLLQDEGILPVKLMEFGSIETIIGCVGAGLGIALLPRSIITDSEKQGRIRCHEIPGKHAIVTTVFIRRKDALITPALSAFLLEIRAHFS from the coding sequence ATGGATATTCAGTTGCTCAAAGTGTTTTTTACCACGGCGCACGAAGGCAGCATTTCTAAAGCGGCTCATAAATTAAACTTTGCCCAATCCAACGTCACCCATAAGATTCAACAGCTGGAGACCGATTTGCAGACTCAGCTTTTTTACCGCCACAATCGGGGTATTACGCTTACCCCTTCCGGTCAAATCCTTGTTTCTTACGCGGAGAAAATATTGCATGTCATACAGGAAGCCAGATTGGCCGTCGGAGACTCCTCCGTTCCCGCAGGCCCGCTTCATATCGGGTCTCTGGAAACAACCGCCGCCGTTCGACTGCCTACGCTGCTTACCAAGTATCATACCGAATATCCGGCGGTCGACTTCTCTTTAATTACCGGTACTTCCGAGCAGCACATTCATGCCGTTCTTCATTATGAGCTGAACGGAGCATTCGTGGCCGGTCCCGTGGAGCATCCCGATTTGGTTCAAGAAAACGTCATTGATGAGGAACTGGTACTTGTCACCTCGGTCACCCATCCGCCTGTTAATTCCATCCATGATGTGCAGCTGTCTACGCTTCTCGTATTCCACAACGGCTGTTCCTACCGGGCAAAATTAAATCAGCTGCTCCAAGATGAAGGCATATTGCCTGTTAAGCTGATGGAATTCGGATCAATTGAAACGATTATAGGTTGTGTAGGCGCTGGCCTCGGCATTGCTCTTCTGCCACGTTCCATCATAACCGATTCGGAAAAGCAAGGCCGAATCCGCTGCCATGAGATCCCCGGCAAACATGCCATCGTCACAACCGTGTTCATCAGGCGCAAAGACGCTTTAATCACGCCCGCTTTGTCAGCCTTCTTATTGGAGATACGAGCCCATTTTAGCTAA
- a CDS encoding GerAB/ArcD/ProY family transporter produces the protein MESTEKISGTQLCLLIFSFIAPIVILIIPGVESKFSKQDTWITIFPAALIGSLTMWTMIILSNRYPGQTIIQYSSQIIGKWPAKCLGCYLIYYWINFDFVVLNQHIQFINTVLLLRTPAIVVSLTLALLCGIAAYMGIGSIARSNEYISILIIVLLVPLLILMLAESDSERILPVMSQGMTPILKASVYPTAYLSQFFILGWLLPYLNQPKKAIKVSFIALFLIASLLCITVIPLIMIFGPLAEKLTFPVLEVVRYIGITGSFERLEAIAVAIWVMGCFVKDALVCFIICLSICHLFNITNYRNIVFPIAILGAIGSVSVFKYYSTDLNTYLRYSFPSYAFFTQFILPLTLLCIDTIKRRWNKSEV, from the coding sequence ATGGAGTCCACTGAAAAAATATCGGGAACTCAATTATGTTTGTTAATTTTTTCTTTTATAGCTCCCATCGTCATTCTTATCATACCAGGCGTGGAGTCGAAGTTCTCCAAGCAAGATACATGGATAACGATTTTTCCTGCTGCCTTGATCGGGTCATTAACGATGTGGACGATGATCATATTGTCGAATCGCTACCCGGGTCAGACGATTATACAGTACAGCTCTCAAATCATAGGGAAATGGCCTGCAAAATGCTTAGGATGTTATTTAATTTATTACTGGATTAATTTTGATTTCGTCGTTCTTAATCAACACATACAGTTTATAAATACCGTTCTGCTCCTAAGAACTCCTGCTATCGTTGTCAGTCTAACGTTGGCACTCTTATGTGGAATAGCAGCCTATATGGGTATCGGATCTATCGCAAGAAGTAATGAGTACATTTCCATCCTCATCATTGTTTTATTGGTTCCACTATTGATTCTCATGCTCGCGGAATCTGATTCGGAGCGGATCCTTCCTGTGATGAGCCAAGGAATGACTCCTATCCTTAAGGCGTCCGTATACCCAACCGCTTACTTAAGCCAATTTTTTATTTTGGGGTGGCTTCTTCCTTATTTGAATCAACCGAAGAAAGCAATCAAAGTTTCGTTCATCGCATTGTTTCTTATCGCTAGTCTTCTCTGCATTACGGTTATACCTCTGATTATGATCTTTGGGCCGTTAGCGGAAAAATTGACTTTTCCAGTATTAGAAGTAGTTCGGTATATAGGTATAACAGGGAGCTTTGAACGATTGGAAGCTATAGCGGTGGCTATATGGGTCATGGGTTGCTTTGTAAAAGATGCTCTCGTCTGCTTTATTATATGTCTAAGTATATGCCATCTCTTTAACATTACAAATTACAGGAACATTGTATTCCCTATAGCGATTTTAGGAGCGATAGGATCTGTTTCGGTTTTTAAATATTATTCCACTGATTTGAATACTTATCTTAGATATTCTTTTCCAAGCTACGCATTTTTTACACAATTTATTTTACCCCTTACACTTCTATGCATTGATACGATAAAGAGGCGCTGGAATAAGTCTGAGGTTTAG
- a CDS encoding Ger(x)C family spore germination protein, producing the protein MRRLKYMILLVFVFISGCWDRMEMNDLAFVMGTAMDLSDDGNLLCSLQIATPSSEGGMSGGGSGSKDKFFVISVEGKSGNEIHQKLQKKSSRMLFYSHRSIVFISERLAKHGIQGVLDIFTHDPRNRLKTYVMVVKGEAGKNILQMNYPLKQVPIEAVREMENSGDDLAVTLKDFFISVQSEGVQPVVGVIESDIDSKDPHKQLFRLTGAGVFKDLKLSGLLDINETLGLMWVTDKLKFGRITANLPEGKGEVGMLITHAERKIVTQTGHDPVQFKIQLEGQGSLTENNSGLDINEPKNLKLITKALEDAAKKQVQDVIFKIQKKYKVDSVGFGHEIYKHNPEKWANLKNQWDTRFPEADISVEVNLIIKGEEMVHSSFESKEKESE; encoded by the coding sequence ATGAGAAGATTAAAATATATGATTCTTCTCGTATTTGTTTTTATTAGCGGATGTTGGGATCGTATGGAAATGAATGATCTTGCATTTGTTATGGGTACTGCCATGGACCTGTCGGACGACGGCAACCTGCTATGTTCCCTTCAAATCGCAACGCCATCTTCGGAAGGAGGAATGAGTGGCGGAGGGAGCGGCAGCAAAGATAAATTTTTCGTTATATCCGTAGAAGGAAAGAGTGGAAATGAAATTCACCAAAAACTTCAGAAGAAAAGCTCACGTATGTTGTTCTACTCTCATCGCAGCATTGTTTTTATTAGTGAACGTTTAGCTAAGCATGGCATTCAAGGTGTACTGGATATCTTTACTCATGACCCAAGAAATCGCTTAAAGACCTATGTCATGGTTGTTAAAGGGGAAGCAGGGAAGAATATTTTGCAAATGAATTATCCTTTAAAGCAAGTGCCCATCGAAGCGGTGAGGGAAATGGAAAATTCGGGAGATGATTTAGCCGTAACATTGAAGGATTTTTTTATTTCGGTACAAAGTGAGGGTGTACAGCCCGTTGTAGGGGTAATTGAATCCGATATTGACTCCAAAGATCCACATAAGCAACTATTTAGGTTAACGGGCGCCGGCGTTTTTAAAGATTTAAAACTATCCGGTTTATTAGATATAAATGAAACATTGGGGTTGATGTGGGTAACGGATAAGCTGAAGTTCGGTCGAATCACGGCAAATTTACCCGAAGGTAAGGGGGAAGTTGGGATGTTGATAACCCATGCTGAGCGCAAAATCGTTACTCAGACTGGCCATGATCCTGTACAATTTAAGATTCAATTGGAGGGTCAAGGAAGTTTGACCGAGAATAATTCCGGTCTGGATATCAACGAACCAAAGAATTTGAAGCTAATAACAAAAGCGCTGGAAGATGCAGCCAAGAAACAAGTACAAGATGTTATATTTAAAATCCAAAAGAAATATAAAGTGGATAGCGTGGGCTTTGGCCATGAAATTTATAAGCATAACCCTGAAAAATGGGCAAATTTGAAAAATCAATGGGATACTCGGTTTCCAGAGGCAGATATATCGGTTGAAGTTAACCTGATCATAAAAGGAGAGGAAATGGTACATTCTTCCTTCGAATCGAAAGAAAAGGAGTCCGAATAA
- a CDS encoding spore germination protein — MRWFIRGKDIFNNYEKLPKLKINNLEEDNHNEFTSDIEQNEKILKETFQDCSDLEYRRIEGNHNLQWLIVYIDNLIDTKMLEEHVIKPMLTSVTRDTYSKDVGDLKSEMISIGTTNSSTKVSQIIHNLLEGHAAILMTGSSNVITVSIPGSSKRSIEEASSEPVIRGPRDGFIEHISTNISLIRTRLKTSKLKVEYITLGELSKTRIAITYLKGIVQETLVDEVRTRLNSIKVDGVLESAYIEEFIEDQPYSPFPQVHSTERPDVVAAELLEGKVAILVDTTPFVLIAPMTFWTGLQASEDYYTRWPVATFVRWIRYLIINLAIFAPPLYVAITTFHQEMIPTNLVLSIAASREPVPFPALIEALLMEVIFEALREAGNRLPKQIGPTISIVGGLVIGQSSVQAGLISAPVVIIVSITGISAFTIPRYSFGNGIRLLRFPMLFLAGTLGLYGIVLGLIGIILHVTSLRSFGVLYFSPVSPLNLTGLKDVLIRIPIWAKFRSGVKR; from the coding sequence ATGAGATGGTTTATAAGAGGTAAAGATATATTCAATAATTATGAAAAACTTCCTAAATTGAAAATCAATAACCTGGAGGAAGACAATCATAATGAATTTACATCGGATATCGAACAAAACGAAAAGATTTTAAAAGAAACATTTCAGGATTGTTCTGACTTGGAATACCGAAGGATAGAAGGTAACCATAACCTTCAATGGCTCATTGTTTACATAGATAACTTGATTGATACAAAAATGCTTGAAGAGCATGTAATTAAACCAATGCTAACGAGCGTAACCAGAGATACGTATTCGAAGGATGTAGGAGATCTTAAAAGTGAGATGATCTCCATTGGAACCACGAATAGCTCTACAAAAGTATCGCAAATCATTCATAACCTATTAGAGGGTCATGCCGCCATTCTAATGACAGGCAGCAGCAATGTGATAACGGTCTCAATTCCCGGTTCATCCAAAAGAAGTATTGAAGAAGCGTCATCCGAGCCTGTTATTCGTGGCCCAAGGGATGGCTTCATTGAACATATTTCAACAAACATAAGTCTGATACGTACCAGACTCAAAACATCCAAATTAAAGGTAGAATATATTACCCTAGGAGAGCTTTCCAAGACTCGAATAGCCATTACATACCTAAAGGGTATTGTGCAGGAAACATTAGTTGACGAAGTTAGAACAAGATTGAATTCCATAAAAGTGGACGGTGTACTTGAATCAGCGTATATCGAAGAATTTATTGAGGATCAACCGTATTCACCATTTCCCCAAGTCCACAGCACAGAACGTCCGGATGTGGTGGCTGCTGAATTGCTTGAAGGAAAAGTAGCCATTCTTGTGGATACTACCCCATTTGTCCTTATTGCTCCGATGACGTTCTGGACAGGACTTCAGGCAAGTGAAGATTACTATACTCGTTGGCCAGTCGCTACTTTTGTTCGATGGATTCGATATCTCATTATCAATTTAGCAATATTTGCACCTCCACTGTATGTAGCTATTACGACCTTCCATCAGGAAATGATACCCACTAATCTTGTGCTGAGTATTGCTGCCTCGAGGGAACCTGTTCCCTTTCCTGCGCTGATTGAAGCTTTACTAATGGAAGTCATATTTGAAGCCCTGCGGGAAGCCGGAAATCGCCTGCCTAAACAGATAGGCCCAACCATAAGCATCGTTGGAGGTTTAGTCATTGGCCAGTCATCGGTTCAAGCGGGATTAATATCTGCTCCAGTCGTCATTATCGTGTCCATCACTGGCATTTCGGCGTTTACGATTCCTCGATATAGTTTTGGAAATGGGATTCGATTACTTCGTTTTCCAATGTTATTCTTAGCGGGGACACTGGGCCTCTATGGTATTGTTCTAGGATTGATAGGCATCATATTACATGTGACCTCCCTTCGTTCCTTCGGGGTACTTTATTTTTCTCCAGTCTCTCCACTTAATTTGACCGGCTTGAAGGATGTTTTGATAAGAATACCGATTTGGGCGAAATTTCGATCGGGGGTTAAGAGATGA
- a CDS encoding DinB family protein, producing MREDFVFQLFDKQQDAFLELVKKCPENKRIVVPEGFETNLHWHVGHVLTVTEFHVFGLSEQPLVLPENYQALFAYRTRTADWKEEPPAWDLLIAQLKEQRNLIHKSLKGKLEVPVKENFLKAENFGELIVSTTAHLATHIGVVSAMLQMLK from the coding sequence ATGAGAGAAGATTTTGTATTCCAATTATTTGATAAACAACAAGACGCATTTCTTGAATTGGTAAAGAAATGTCCGGAGAACAAACGCATAGTTGTGCCTGAGGGGTTTGAGACTAACCTTCATTGGCATGTTGGGCATGTTCTTACTGTTACAGAGTTTCATGTGTTTGGTCTTTCAGAGCAACCTCTGGTTCTTCCGGAGAACTACCAAGCCTTATTCGCTTACCGTACGAGAACAGCGGATTGGAAAGAAGAACCACCAGCGTGGGATTTATTGATCGCCCAGCTAAAAGAACAACGTAACCTGATTCATAAGTCGTTGAAAGGCAAGCTGGAAGTGCCCGTGAAAGAGAACTTTCTGAAAGCCGAGAATTTTGGAGAGTTAATTGTCTCAACTACTGCACATTTAGCTACTCATATTGGCGTCGTCTCTGCTATGCTGCAAATGCTGAAATAA
- a CDS encoding NIPSNAP family protein gives MLYELRIYQVVPGRMQAILDRFRDDTIRIFTKHDMKVTNFWVDADETKDRLYYVLEHLDEASRERNFQAFLEDPEWLELKERTEQNGPLHENIDIVYMKKAMFFQMD, from the coding sequence ATGCTGTACGAACTGCGGATTTACCAAGTGGTTCCTGGCCGTATGCAAGCGATACTAGATCGGTTTCGGGATGATACGATAAGAATTTTTACTAAACATGATATGAAGGTAACGAATTTTTGGGTGGATGCGGACGAAACAAAGGATCGGTTGTATTACGTGCTTGAGCATCTGGACGAGGCATCTCGAGAACGGAACTTCCAAGCCTTTCTGGAAGATCCAGAATGGCTGGAGCTTAAGGAAAGAACCGAACAAAACGGTCCCCTACATGAGAACATCGATATTGTTTATATGAAAAAAGCAATGTTTTTCCAAATGGATTAA
- a CDS encoding SDR family NAD(P)-dependent oxidoreductase — translation MSIQGKVAVITGGSSGIGKAAAIELVKRGANVVINGRREQALVEAANEIDPTGAHVAYVAGDISDPQIAERLIGEALSRFGRIDTLVNNAGIFIAKPFTDYTEEDFESVLSINVTGFFQVTQRALTEMLKSGSGHIVNITASGTTEQPLKAVPSVLAALTKGGLNAATKSLAIEYADKGIRVNAVAPGITKTPMHSVETHDYLAQLHPLGRMGEAQDIVDAIVYLESAQFVTGEILHVDGGQNAGQW, via the coding sequence ATGAGTATTCAAGGTAAAGTAGCAGTCATTACTGGTGGAAGCAGCGGTATTGGAAAAGCAGCAGCAATTGAATTAGTGAAGCGAGGAGCCAATGTAGTCATCAATGGACGCCGTGAACAAGCTTTGGTTGAGGCTGCAAATGAAATCGATCCGACAGGTGCGCATGTTGCATATGTTGCTGGCGACATTTCAGATCCCCAAATAGCTGAACGCTTAATCGGCGAAGCACTTTCGCGCTTTGGACGTATTGATACACTGGTGAACAATGCTGGCATTTTTATAGCAAAACCATTCACGGACTACACGGAAGAGGATTTTGAATCGGTACTGTCGATCAATGTGACAGGATTCTTCCAAGTTACTCAACGTGCGTTGACCGAGATGCTGAAGTCGGGTTCCGGCCACATCGTCAACATCACGGCAAGCGGAACCACAGAGCAGCCCCTTAAAGCCGTGCCATCCGTTCTTGCCGCACTGACCAAAGGAGGCTTGAACGCGGCAACGAAATCGCTGGCGATTGAGTATGCGGACAAGGGCATTCGCGTGAATGCAGTCGCGCCTGGGATCACGAAGACTCCGATGCATTCAGTTGAGACACATGATTATTTGGCTCAATTGCACCCATTGGGCCGAATGGGCGAGGCTCAGGATATTGTTGACGCCATTGTGTATCTGGAATCCGCACAATTCGTGACCGGAGAGATTCTTCATGTCGATGGCGGTCAAAATGCCGGACAGTGGTAA
- a CDS encoding NAD(P)H-dependent oxidoreductase: MKTLVIVTHPNIETSNWNKAWLEEFRKHNDITVQELYKTYPDEKIDVFKEQQLIESHDRIIFQYPLYWYSTPPLLKKWFDEVLLYGWAYGPDAANTKGKEIGVAISTYGTEASYQASGSNRFTLQEILRPVEALVHFIHATYLPHFSLNDASNITEERLAKSSKDYIHHIRTVKPAVAHS; the protein is encoded by the coding sequence ATGAAAACTTTAGTAATCGTAACTCACCCGAACATCGAAACATCTAACTGGAATAAAGCATGGTTAGAGGAATTTCGAAAGCATAATGATATCACTGTACAAGAATTATATAAGACATACCCTGACGAAAAAATAGACGTTTTTAAAGAGCAGCAATTGATTGAGTCACATGATCGAATTATTTTTCAATATCCGCTCTACTGGTACAGTACACCGCCATTACTCAAAAAGTGGTTTGACGAAGTTTTGCTTTACGGTTGGGCTTATGGACCGGATGCTGCAAATACAAAAGGTAAAGAAATAGGCGTAGCCATTTCAACATATGGCACTGAAGCATCATATCAAGCAAGTGGCTCTAACCGCTTTACACTTCAAGAAATTTTGCGACCAGTAGAAGCTCTTGTTCATTTTATTCATGCAACTTATCTACCTCATTTTTCACTCAATGACGCTTCAAATATTACTGAAGAGCGATTAGCAAAGAGCAGTAAAGACTATATTCATCATATTAGAACTGTGAAACCAGCAGTGGCGCATTCATAA
- a CDS encoding SLAC1 anion channel family protein: MQKQKNIGSIQFLPVNLFASVMGISGLSLAWRQASKLLGTPLIIADIIGIIGVLMFVALSIGYISKCILYPHKVKDEFMHPISGNFFGTITIAILLLSSVIGSYSKVSGQVIWIIGTVTTLALSYVVVTRLLNGNIDPAHAVPAWLIPGVGTMDITVAGGSMPFPWAHEINLLSLAIGGIVALVFLTMILSRLIHHDPLHARLTPSMIIMIAPFEVGFLGYVNFEQRIDQFASILFYFGLFLFIVLFFKVFKKSIPFGASWWGVSFPMAALSNAALIYAMFVHSWLLIAISAVILALLNIVLAVLFIRTIRTLFNGSLLKG, encoded by the coding sequence GTGCAGAAACAAAAAAATATCGGTTCTATTCAATTCTTACCTGTCAATCTATTCGCGTCGGTTATGGGTATTTCGGGCTTATCGTTGGCTTGGAGACAAGCAAGTAAACTGCTCGGAACTCCACTCATAATCGCTGATATTATTGGAATTATTGGAGTCCTAATGTTTGTCGCTTTAAGCATAGGTTATATTTCAAAATGCATTCTATATCCACATAAAGTCAAAGATGAATTTATGCATCCCATCTCAGGGAATTTTTTCGGTACGATCACAATTGCTATTTTATTACTATCCTCTGTAATTGGATCCTATAGTAAAGTATCTGGCCAAGTAATTTGGATAATCGGTACAGTAACCACATTGGCGCTTAGTTATGTTGTCGTTACACGTCTTTTGAATGGCAACATTGATCCAGCTCATGCAGTTCCAGCTTGGCTTATTCCTGGAGTAGGGACTATGGATATTACAGTTGCCGGAGGAAGCATGCCTTTCCCATGGGCACATGAAATTAATCTGTTATCTCTAGCGATTGGTGGAATTGTTGCTTTAGTTTTTCTCACCATGATCTTATCTCGATTGATTCATCATGATCCATTGCATGCAAGATTAACGCCGTCCATGATTATTATGATCGCACCTTTTGAGGTTGGTTTTCTAGGCTACGTAAACTTTGAGCAACGAATTGATCAGTTTGCTTCCATCCTGTTTTATTTTGGTTTGTTCCTGTTCATTGTATTATTCTTCAAAGTATTTAAAAAATCCATCCCGTTTGGTGCTTCCTGGTGGGGTGTTAGCTTTCCAATGGCTGCTCTCAGCAATGCAGCATTGATATACGCTATGTTCGTGCATTCTTGGCTATTAATTGCCATCTCCGCAGTCATTCTAGCTTTGCTAAACATTGTTTTGGCCGTTCTCTTTATTAGAACAATAAGGACGCTATTTAATGGAAGTCTTCTTAAAGGATGA
- a CDS encoding DUF7002 family protein, which yields MNDSIIQKITKSSKRKSLFHFTRARNMPSIAHLDALYSCVKVDPALSNERRIVSREVSFHGNVFVANAHLRIADQVMDPKITQLQFYNYLDQHVFFWPTQRECRKMLEIYSRREPYEDFAILQLEAHPLLYNFYDRVELSKYDSGSSPRFPSRCSYKKSIEMFLALDQFENVQKNDVPSKPSEIHEVLVQEKVTNLSSYLQAVYCKDIAKVPERWRSYAKSFQDFENGVNK from the coding sequence ATGAACGATTCAATTATCCAAAAAATAACAAAGAGTTCAAAAAGGAAGTCTTTATTTCATTTTACCAGAGCCCGAAACATGCCATCAATTGCGCATCTCGATGCTTTGTATTCATGTGTTAAGGTTGATCCTGCATTATCAAATGAAAGACGGATAGTGAGTCGAGAAGTGTCTTTTCACGGAAATGTTTTTGTAGCAAACGCTCATCTACGAATTGCAGATCAAGTTATGGATCCTAAAATAACTCAACTACAATTTTATAATTATCTTGATCAGCATGTATTTTTCTGGCCAACGCAGAGAGAATGTCGGAAAATGCTAGAGATTTATTCAAGAAGAGAGCCGTATGAAGATTTTGCGATCCTTCAATTGGAAGCACATCCGTTACTTTATAATTTCTACGACAGAGTAGAATTGTCTAAGTACGACTCTGGGAGCTCGCCTCGTTTCCCGTCACGTTGCTCTTATAAAAAAAGTATTGAAATGTTTTTGGCACTAGACCAGTTTGAGAATGTTCAAAAAAATGATGTGCCTTCAAAACCTTCCGAGATCCACGAGGTTCTTGTACAAGAGAAAGTAACAAATCTGTCTAGTTATTTACAGGCTGTTTATTGCAAGGACATTGCCAAGGTTCCCGAAAGATGGAGGAGTTATGCAAAATCTTTTCAAGATTTTGAGAATGGTGTAAACAAGTAA
- the ilvN gene encoding acetolactate synthase small subunit produces the protein MKRQTLSVLVNNHPGVLQRVAGLFGRRGFNIDSITVGQSEEPELSRMIIVTSGDDKMLEQVHKQLNKLIDVIQIIELTAFPIIDRELGLIKVNAAAKVKPAIFSIVESFRASIVDIALDSLIIEIIGDQNKIDSLIKLVRPYGILELTRTGLTAMTRGVVADDILPIPVMN, from the coding sequence ATGAAACGTCAGACGCTATCTGTTCTTGTTAACAACCACCCGGGGGTTTTGCAGAGGGTTGCAGGATTATTTGGACGCCGCGGTTTCAATATTGACAGCATAACTGTAGGGCAATCAGAGGAACCAGAGTTGTCCCGCATGATCATCGTGACATCTGGAGACGATAAAATGCTGGAACAAGTGCATAAGCAGCTTAACAAGCTAATTGATGTTATTCAAATTATTGAATTAACTGCGTTTCCGATTATAGACCGCGAGCTTGGGCTTATCAAGGTAAATGCAGCAGCTAAAGTGAAACCGGCTATTTTTAGTATTGTTGAATCCTTCCGAGCTTCTATAGTGGACATCGCATTGGATAGTCTGATTATTGAAATTATAGGTGATCAGAATAAAATTGATTCATTAATAAAGCTGGTGAGACCCTACGGCATCTTGGAATTAACTAGAACAGGTCTAACTGCAATGACTCGTGGAGTAGTCGCAGATGATATTCTACCTATTCCTGTAATGAATTGA